A region of the Gammaproteobacteria bacterium genome:
CTGCTGCATCTTTGGGGATTACAGATAAACTGCTTTCTAACTGGGTTAGAAAGCATAAACAACAGGCCCAAGGTGATACCTAGCTATCATCACGGGATTCTATTCGCGCCGTATTATCGGCTGACACATTTCTAAACGCATGACGCGTGATTTGCTCGAAATCG
Encoded here:
- a CDS encoding transposase, with protein sequence MLPVEFKQEAVALAIEQNDSIVQAAASLGITDKLLSNWVRKHKQQAQGDT